The Chitiniphilus purpureus sequence AATCGGATGGATGAGACAGGACGCCTTATCGGCGCAGTTGTCCTGCCCGACCTTAGCTTTCGAAGCAGTCTAGCAAATGTCGCATCCGAGTGGGCATCCCGCATGTAAGCCTGGTGCTCCTGTGTGTCGGGAGGACGGGTGGCGCTCTTGTCGGGCTTGGCACTTCGTGCGCCGCAACCGGGATTTTGACAGGCCGGATGGGCTCAGGCGCGTTGCAGGATGGCCTCAAACACCAGGCGTGAGCCGATGTATGCCAGAAGCAACAGACAAAACCCGATCAGGGTCGTCCGGGTCGCCGTACGACCCCGCCACCCTTTCAGGTGCCGTCCAATCAGCAGCCCGCCAAATACCAGCCAGGCGGCGAACGACAGCACGATCTTGTGATTGAATTGCAGGGCCTTGCCAAACACCTCCTCGCTGAAGAGGGCTCCGGTGGCCAGCGCAAGCGTCAGCCAGCCAAAACCGAGGCCGATGCATGCGAACAACAGCCGCTCCAGCGACATCAGCGGCGGCAGCTTTTGCACCAGCAGATGCGCATCGGCGCGATGGAGCCGCTGATCGGCAATGCGCATCAGCAGCGCGATGCCGGCCGCGTTGGCGAGCAGCCCGTAGGCCAGCATCGCCGCCAAAAAGTGCAGCCGCGACAGCGCATTCTGCGGATAGGTTAAGAGATGGCCTGCCGGCAGCAGCAGGCTTGCGCCCAACAGCGCGATCACCAGCGCCAGCAGTGGTGGCTGCAAGCCATCCAGTGGAAAGGACAATTGCCCCACCAGGTAGACCAGCAGTGCAAGCCATGCCGTCATCGACAGCGCTTCGGCCGCACCGAAATGCAAGGGTGGGTTGGCCAGCGGTGGCCACAGTGCCAATCCATGCAATGCCAATGCCAGCAACAGGCCCGCATTCTCGAGGCCGGGTCGGGCTGGCGCTGCGGCGGCAAGGCGGGTTCGGCAGAACTGCCAGCCAAGCAGGACATACAGTGCAAGCGCGGTAAGGGCGAGCCAGGGCACGGGCATAGTGGGTTAGAATCGGCGGGTCCACTAGTCTAGCAGAGCGGGATGCCGTGCGTGCTGCCGGTACCGTCAAGGGTTTGAAGCATGTTTGAGAATCTCTCCGGTCGTCTGGGCAATGTCGTCAAAACGTTGCGCGGCAATGCGCGGCTGACCGAATCCAATGTCCAGGACGCGTTGCGCGATGTACGCATGGCGCTCTTGGAGGCCGACGTGGCGTTGCCCGTCGTCAAGCAGTTCATCGCCGACGTCAAGGAGCGTGCGCTGGGTCAGGAGGTGATCGGCAGCCTCACCCCAGGCCAGGCCTTGATCGGCGTGGTGTACGAAGAACTGACCAAGCTGATGGGGGCGCACAACGATGCGCTCAACCTTGCCGCGGTGCCGCCGGCGGTGATCCTGATGGCCGGCCTGCAGGGCGCCGGCAAGACCACCACCTCAGGCAAGCTCGCCAAGCGGCTCAAGGAAGAGCACAGGAAAAAGGTGCTGCTGGTATCGGCCGACGTCTATCGACCGGCTGCGATCGAGCAGTTGAAGACCTTGGCGGCGCAGCTGGACGTCGAATGGTTTCCCTCGGACGTGACGCAACGGCCGGTGGAGATCGCCCTGGCTGCGCTCGATCACGCCAAGCGGCATTTCCATGATGTATTGATCGTCGACACCGCCGGGCGTCTTGCCATCGACGAAGCGATGATGGCGGAGATCCAGGCGCTGCACGCCGCGATCAAGCCGGTCGAGACGTTGTTCGTGGTCGATGCGATGCAGGGGCAGGATGCGGTGAATACCGCACAGGCGTTCGGTGCAGCACTGCCGCTGACCGGGGTGGTGCTGACCAAGATGGACGGCGATGCGCGGGGCGGGGCGGCACTGTCGGTGCGCCATGTCACCGGCAAGCCGATCAAGTTCATCGGCGTGGGCGAAAAGCTGACCGGGCTGGAGCCGTTCTATCCGGACCGCGTGGCAAGCCGAATTCTCGACATGGGGGATGTGCTCAGCCTGATCGAGGATGTCCAGAAGACGGTCGACGAGGCCGAAGCCCTCAGGATGATGAAGAAGGTGAAGTCCGGCAAGGGCTTCGACCTGGAGGACTTCAAGCTGCAGATCCAGCAGATGAAGAAGATGGGGGGCATGTCCGCACTGCTGGACAAGCTTCCCGGGGCCGGGCAGTTGACCGAGCTGGCCAACAATCAGGCTTCCGACAAGGCGGTGGCGCGGATCGAAGGCATCATCAATTCGATGACGCCGCAGGAGCGGCGCAAGCCCGAACTGCTCAAGGCCAGCCGCAAGCGCCGCATCGCTGCCGGTGCCGGGGTGTCGGTGCAGGAGGTCAACCGCCTCCTCAACCAGTTCGAGCAGACCCAAAAGATGATGAAGCAGTTCTCCAAGGGGGGGATGGCCAAGATGATGCGGAGCATGAAAGGGATGTTGCCGGGCCTGTAGTCGCCGGTCTGCACGCAAGTCTTTGTTGTATGGGCTCTTGTGCTGCTTGTATGTGTTCACCTACAATCGCGAGTTTCGCGTAAACCGATTCCGGGTACAAAACAATGGTTGTGATTCGTCTTGCTCGTGGCGGCGCCAAAGATCGCCCTTTCTACAACGTCGTCGTGACCGATTCGCGCAATCGTCGCGATGGCCGCTTTGTCGAGCGTCTGGGCTTTTATGATCCGCTCGCCAAGGAAGGCCAGGAAAGCGTGCGTGTGGCCCTCGACCGGTTGAACTACTGGGTCGGCGTCGGTGCCAAGCCGAGCGATTCCGTCGCGCGTCTGATCAAGCAGTACAAGCCGGCCGCCTAAGTTTGCCGTGACGCGCAAGGAACAGGCCTCGCCCTCGTTCGCCAACGTGCCCGACGATCTGGTCACGATGGGATATGTGAGCGGGGCTTTTGGCATTCGCGGTTGGATCAACGTCGTCGCCGATACGGAGCACGCCGACAGCCTGCTTGAGTACGGAACCTGGTGGCTGTGGCAGGGTGGGCAGTGGCGGGCGTATTCCTTCGAGGAAGGCCAGGTCCAGCCCAAGAAGCTTGCAGCCAAGCTCGAGGGCGTTGATGACCGCGATACGGCATTCGCCCTCAAGGGCTGCCAGGTGGCGGTTCCACGCAGCGCAATGCCGGCGCCGGCAGACGACGAGTACTACTGGGCCGATCTGGTCGGCATGACCGTGGCCAATACGCCGGGCGAGGTGCTGGGTGTGGTGGAGCGCCTGTTCGAGACGGGGGCCAACGACGTGCTGGTCGTCAAGGATGGCGACAAGGAGCGACTGCTGCCCTTCGTGGCGCAGGTGGTCTTGAAGGTGGACCTGGCATCCCGGACGATCACGGTCGACTGGGATCTCGACTACTAGAGATGGCGATGCCCGAACGCCGCGTGCTGTTTGATGCGGTGAGCATCTTCCCGGAGATGTTCGACGCCATCACCCGCCATGGGGTGACGCAGCGCGCGGTCGAGCTGGGCATTTTCGATTTCCAGGCGTGGAATCCGCGCGATTTCACGCAGGACAATTACCGCAGGGTCGATGACCGGCCCTATGGTGGTGGCCCAGGCATGGTGATGTTGCCGGAGCCGCTGGAGCTGGCAATCAATGCAGCCCGGGCGCGGCAGCAGGCGGCGGGCGTGGCACCGCGGGTGGTCTACCTGTCGCCGCAAGGCGCGCAGCTGAGCCATGTGCGGGTGGGGCAGTTGGCGACGTGCGAAGGGCTTGTGCTCTTGTGCGGCCGCTACGAAGGGGTTGATGAGCGGGTGCTGGCGTCTCTGGTCGATGAGGAAGTCTCGATCGGTGACTACGTGCTCTCGGGTGGCGAGCTGCCGGCCATGGTGCTGATCGACGCCATCGTGCGTCAGCTGCCAGGCGTGCTCAACACGGCAGCGAGCGCGCAGGAAGATTCGTTTGTGGACGGGTTGCTCGATTGCCCGCACTACACCCGTCCAGAGGTTTACCGCGGCATGGCGGTCCCGGAGGTACTGCTTTCGGGAAATCATGCCAACATCAGGCGCTGGCGCTTGAAGCAGGCATTGGGGCGTACATGGTTGCGCCGTCCGGATTTGCTTGCGGCACGCCGGCAGACAAAAGAGGAAGATCGTCTTCTGGCTGAATTTCAGGCGGAGCACCGCAGTGTCGGGCCCGCTTCCCTGCAAGGGGCAGAAGGTACGTCTTCGCACAAGGAGTAATGCAATGAACCTGATCCAGCAACTGGAACAAGAAGAAATCGCCCGCCTGGGCAAGACCGTGCCCGAGTTCGCCCCTGGCGACACCGTGATCGTTCAGGTCAAGGTCAAGGAAGGTAACCGCGAGCGGCTGCAGGCGTATGAAGGCGTGGTCATCGCCAAGAAGAACCGCGGTCTGAACAGCGCCTTCACCGTGCGCAAGATCTCCGCCGGTACCGGTGTCGAGCGGACTTTCCAGACCTACTCGCCGCTCGTCGCCGCGATTGAAGTGAAGCGCCGCGGTGATGTGCGTCGCGCCAAGCTCTACTATCTGCGCGATCGCTCCGGCAAGTCGGCCCGGATCAAGGAAAAACTGCCGGCACGCAAGACCGAGCAGGCTGCCGGTTAACAGGCACCCGGGCAGCAGGAACGCGGGCATTCGTGCCCGCGTTTTTTTTCGGCTAGGATCAGCCCTCACGATTGTGGAGGGCTGCCATGCCACTGATGCATCCGATTGTCTTTGACGAATACCACGCCATCCTGGCGAGCCCGATCGGGCCGCTCGGGTTGGTCGAGAGCGCGGCCGGCGAGATGGCGCTGATCGATTTCCTGCCCCATGCTGCGCCACTGCGTCCACCGGCAAGCGTCGTATTGCGCGAGGCGGCACGGCAGCTGGACGCCTATTTTCGATCCCCTGATTTTGTTTTCGATTTGCCTTGCCGCCTGGATGGCACTGCCCATCAACTCGCGGTGTGGCAGCAGATCGCGGCCATTCCCTGTGGCCAACTGCTTCGCTATGCCGAAATCGCCCGGCGTATCGGTTCGGTGCCGCGGGCGGTCGGTGGCGCCTGCGGGCGCAACCCGCTGCCCATCATCATTCCCTGCCATCGCGTCGTCGCAGCCAACGGTCTTGGCGGTTTCAATGCCAACCGCAACGGCATTGACTGGTTGCCGATCAAGCGTCAACTGCTGGTGCACGAAGGCATCCTGTGAGCGCGCTGCCGGATGAGACGCAGCGGATCATCGATGCGTTCATCGATCAGGTCTGGCTGGGGGAGGGCCTCGCAGCCAATACCGTGGAGAGCTACCGGCGTGATCTGACGATCTGGGGTGAGTGGCTGGCCGGTGATGGACGACATCCCTTCGCCGCGACCCGCGACGACGTGCAGGCATTCCTGGCAAGGCAGGCCCGCAGCGTCAAGGCCGCCACACTGGCCCGGCGTCTGGCGAGCCTGCGCAAGTTCTACCGGCACTGGCGCCTGGCTGAACGGATTGTGGACGATCCGACCGAGCTGTTGTCCTCGCCGCGCCGGATACGGCCGTTGCCCAAGGGGTTGGAGGAGGCGCAGGTGCAGGCACTGTTGCAGGCGCCCGATACGGACAGCGCGGGGGGATTGCGCGACCGGGCAATGCTGGAGCT is a genomic window containing:
- the trmD gene encoding tRNA (guanosine(37)-N1)-methyltransferase TrmD — its product is MPERRVLFDAVSIFPEMFDAITRHGVTQRAVELGIFDFQAWNPRDFTQDNYRRVDDRPYGGGPGMVMLPEPLELAINAARARQQAAGVAPRVVYLSPQGAQLSHVRVGQLATCEGLVLLCGRYEGVDERVLASLVDEEVSIGDYVLSGGELPAMVLIDAIVRQLPGVLNTAASAQEDSFVDGLLDCPHYTRPEVYRGMAVPEVLLSGNHANIRRWRLKQALGRTWLRRPDLLAARRQTKEEDRLLAEFQAEHRSVGPASLQGAEGTSSHKE
- a CDS encoding methylated-DNA--[protein]-cysteine S-methyltransferase — encoded protein: MPLMHPIVFDEYHAILASPIGPLGLVESAAGEMALIDFLPHAAPLRPPASVVLREAARQLDAYFRSPDFVFDLPCRLDGTAHQLAVWQQIAAIPCGQLLRYAEIARRIGSVPRAVGGACGRNPLPIIIPCHRVVAANGLGGFNANRNGIDWLPIKRQLLVHEGIL
- the rimM gene encoding ribosome maturation factor RimM (Essential for efficient processing of 16S rRNA), whose translation is MGYVSGAFGIRGWINVVADTEHADSLLEYGTWWLWQGGQWRAYSFEEGQVQPKKLAAKLEGVDDRDTAFALKGCQVAVPRSAMPAPADDEYYWADLVGMTVANTPGEVLGVVERLFETGANDVLVVKDGDKERLLPFVAQVVLKVDLASRTITVDWDLDY
- the rplS gene encoding 50S ribosomal protein L19; amino-acid sequence: MNLIQQLEQEEIARLGKTVPEFAPGDTVIVQVKVKEGNRERLQAYEGVVIAKKNRGLNSAFTVRKISAGTGVERTFQTYSPLVAAIEVKRRGDVRRAKLYYLRDRSGKSARIKEKLPARKTEQAAG
- a CDS encoding cytochrome C assembly family protein; its protein translation is MPVPWLALTALALYVLLGWQFCRTRLAAAAPARPGLENAGLLLALALHGLALWPPLANPPLHFGAAEALSMTAWLALLVYLVGQLSFPLDGLQPPLLALVIALLGASLLLPAGHLLTYPQNALSRLHFLAAMLAYGLLANAAGIALLMRIADQRLHRADAHLLVQKLPPLMSLERLLFACIGLGFGWLTLALATGALFSEEVFGKALQFNHKIVLSFAAWLVFGGLLIGRHLKGWRGRTATRTTLIGFCLLLLAYIGSRLVFEAILQRA
- the ffh gene encoding signal recognition particle protein, whose protein sequence is MFENLSGRLGNVVKTLRGNARLTESNVQDALRDVRMALLEADVALPVVKQFIADVKERALGQEVIGSLTPGQALIGVVYEELTKLMGAHNDALNLAAVPPAVILMAGLQGAGKTTTSGKLAKRLKEEHRKKVLLVSADVYRPAAIEQLKTLAAQLDVEWFPSDVTQRPVEIALAALDHAKRHFHDVLIVDTAGRLAIDEAMMAEIQALHAAIKPVETLFVVDAMQGQDAVNTAQAFGAALPLTGVVLTKMDGDARGGAALSVRHVTGKPIKFIGVGEKLTGLEPFYPDRVASRILDMGDVLSLIEDVQKTVDEAEALRMMKKVKSGKGFDLEDFKLQIQQMKKMGGMSALLDKLPGAGQLTELANNQASDKAVARIEGIINSMTPQERRKPELLKASRKRRIAAGAGVSVQEVNRLLNQFEQTQKMMKQFSKGGMAKMMRSMKGMLPGL
- the rpsP gene encoding 30S ribosomal protein S16 — its product is MVVIRLARGGAKDRPFYNVVVTDSRNRRDGRFVERLGFYDPLAKEGQESVRVALDRLNYWVGVGAKPSDSVARLIKQYKPAA